ACCAGATGGCGGAAGAAATCCATCTCCAAGCCGTCCACGTCGTAATTCTGACAGATCTCCTCGAAGATACTGAAGAGGAAGTCACGCACCTCAGGCTCGGCGAAATCCACCGCTGTCCATGAACCGAACTTCGGTGGATTGGAGGGTGTACCAAACAGGTATTCCGGGTGATCCTTCTTGAACTGTGAGAAGTAGTAGTGCGGATTGGCAGGCGTATGCGGGGTGTCGTGGGTGTCGTTCATCCGCATGGACCAGATGATCTCCCGACCATTGCGGCGGCAGTGGTCGATCATCAGGCGCAAGGGATCAGTGCCCTGCGCCAGGAGGTCCGGCACGATGTTTACCCGTCCCGGGCCGAATGCGTTACGGTCCGTGAGGATTTCGCCGATTTTCGTCTCGTGTAGAAACATGCCGAAGGGGCGCGAGGTGCAATAGACGATGGTGTCCACCTGTGAGCCGTCCAGGGGCGTGGTGCGCTGCGCGAAGAATGCGTCGATGGACGTATCTCCCGAAAGCAGGTGGTCGTCCCCGTCATTGTTGAAGATGATCCGGCGTGTGCGGTGAGCGGCCTCAGCCCGTTTGGCGCGATATGCTGCGAGGGAGCCATCGTCGGGGGCGTTCTGGGCGGAGCAGGCGAAAGGCAGCGCTATCGCGGCGCCGCCGATGAGAATACCGGCAATCCGAAAGACGGAATCGAAAAGCATATTGAAACTCCGGTGGCAGCGTAGTTGGTTCGGATGGTATTTCCCGGCGAGTAGTGGGACGTCCTGCATGACCTGGGAGGTTGGCCGTGAGCGCGTCAGGAAATGCATCCATGCAAGCACCCAACGCGCGAGGGTCAACGCGGATGCACCCGGCAAGAACGAGTCATGCGACCCGCCCGAGGGTCTTGATGATCCATGGCTTCGGCTGTGACTCTCGGTTCTGGCAGCCGCAGGCGAAAGCTCTGACTGAGGACGGATGGCAGGTCTTCGCGCCCGACCTGCCTTACCACGGCACATCGGGCAAAGGGGTGGAGTTGTCACTAGAGGGCCTGGCCCGGTGGGTGACAGACACCCAGCTGGAACGCCCGGCACTGCTCATCGGGCACTCCCTGGGCGGAATGATGAGCCTTGAGATCGGGCGGAATGCACCTGAGAAGGTATTGGGAATAGCGCTGGTTGACGCATTCACCTGCCTGCAGCTCAATAGCCGCCACCTGCCGGGAATGTTTGTAGAAGGGCTGCACACAGATACGAGGAAATGGATCGAAGAGAAACGGCAGGGCATTATAGATCACATGACGCAGGCCGTGTATGACACGATCTGGCCGAGTATTGCTGCCTTCGACTCGCGGCCATGGCTGCCCGCCATCACCTGCCCGGTTCTTGGTCTGTATGCCGGGCGCGGCAAGTACGGTCCGGGCGATGCCGCGTTGCTGCACGGAGCGCTTGCGCTGGACAGGATCGGTGGACCTGTTCGTGTGGAAGTGGTGGCCGACGCCGGGCATTTCCTGAATCTGGAGAAACCTGATGAAGTGAACCGGATACTCCTGGGCTGGCTGAAGGAGCGCTTCGACGCCCAATGACGCGAACCCGTCTTTTCCCACGACAGACTGACGCAGTGAAAGGAAAGCTAACTATGATGATCTTGAGGCAGGCGCTGTTGCTCGCGCTGATACTCGCTGCTACGGGGGTGTGCCTGGTGTCCTCGTGCGCCGAACCCGTGACCCTGTATGTTGCGCCGGACGGTAACGATGCTTGGTCCGGGAGAACAGCCGAACCGGCGGGCAATGATGGCCCTTTCGCCACTGCAAACCGCGCACGAGACGAAGTGCGCAAGATGAAGGCCGAGGGCGGACTGCCTCCTGGCGGGGTAATCGTCCAGTTCCAGGCCGGTGTGTACGAGTTGGCCGACAAGATCGCTCTCGATGCCCAAGACAGCGGGTCACCGGGTGCGCCTGTGGTCTACCGAGCTCAGCCGGGCACTGAGGTCCGCCTCGTGGGCGGCAGAAAGGTCACGAATTTCGTACCTGTGGAGGACGCCGCGGTACTGGAGCGCCTCATGCCCGAAGCCCGGGGGAAGGTGCTGCAGGCGGACCTCAAGGCCCTTGGTATCACCGACTTTGGGCACCCGGTTGCGGACGGGCAGCGGCTGGAGCTGTTCTTCCAGGACAGGCCGATGAAGGTCTCGCGCTGGCCAAATGAGGGCTTCGCGACGATCGTGGATGTCACCGGCGGCGCACCCCACAAGATCCACGGCATCCCCGGTGACAAAATCGGCAAGTTCACTTACGACGGCGACCGCCCCTCGCGATGGATAGGCGAGAAGGACCCGTGGGTGCACGGCTACTGGTTCTGGGACTGGGCTGATGAGCGCCAGCAGATCGAGTCCATCGATCCCGCCACAAGGACGATTACTGTCAAGCCGCCCTACCATGGCTACGGCTATCGCAAAGGCGCCTGGTGGGCCGCATTTAACCTGCTGGCTGAGCTAGATTCGCCCGAAGAGTATTACCTGGACCGCGAGACCGGGATCCTCTACTTCTGGCCGCCAAGTCCAGTGGCCGAAGGCAATCCAATCGTTTCGGTGATGGGCGAAGCTATCCGCTGCGATGGTGCCAGTAACGTGGAGTTCCGGGGTTTCATCATTGAGGCCACCCGCGGGACGCCGGTGGTGATCGGGAATGCCGACCACGTGCGCATCGCGGCATGCGTGATCCGCAATACCGGAGGCGCGGCGGTGAGCATGTCCGGCAGGGACAGTGGCGTCTACGGATGTGACATCACCCAGACGGCCAACGGCGGCATCTCCCTCAATGGTGGCGACCGCAGGACCCTCACGCCGGCCAATCTTGTAGCCGAGAACAATCACATCTACGAATACGCACGCTGGAAGCGGGTCTACCAGCCGGGTATCAGCTTGTACGGTGTGGGCAATGTGGCCCGGCACAATCTGATCCATGACGCACCGCACATGGCTATGGGGTTCGGTGGGAACGATCACTTGATCGAGTTCAATGAGATTCATAGCGTGAGCTATGAGTCCAATGACGCCGGGGCGATCTACACCGGCCGCGACTGGAGCATGCGGGGCACGGTGTTGCGCTACAACTACCTGCACCACATCAACGGCCGCGAGGGTCGCGGCTGCGTGGGCATGTATCTCGACGACCAGTTCAGCGGCACTACCATGTACGGCAATGTCTTCTACAAAGTGACCCGGGCGGCCATGATCGGCGGCGGGCGCGACTGCACCATCGAGAATAACATCTTCGTGGACTGCGTCCCGGCAACTCACGTAGACTCGCGTGGCCTCGGCTGGGCAGCAGGCGGGTTCGAGGGGCTCAAGAGCAAGCTGGAGCAGTGGCCTTACAAGGAAGAGCCCTGGGCCTCCAGGTACCCCGGCCTGCCCAACATCCTCGACGAAGACCCAATGGCGCCGCGAGGCAACTTGATCGCGCGAAACATCTGCGTGGGCGGACGCTGGGGAGACTTCGACGGCAGGGCGAAGCCGCTGGTAACTTTCGAGGACAACATGCTCGAAGGCGACCCCATGTTCGTGGACCCCGAGAACCTGAACTTCCAGTTGAGGGACGAATCTCCCGCATTTGATCTCGGCTTCAGGCGGATCCCGATCAAACTCATCGGCCTGATCGACGACGAGAACCGGGCGACGTGGCCGGTTGTCCATGAGCCGCGGCCCATGGTCTCCCCACCCCCTCCGCCGCCTCGTGCCCAGAGAACCGCACCCGTGGTGTTCAGACTGCCCCGGCTCGCGGGACAGGTGACGGTGGACGGCTCCCTGACTGCAGACGAGTGGTTCGGTTTGGACACAGGAAAAGGCATTGTCATTGAGCAGGGCGTTGACGGCGCGAAGCAGACGCCTGCGAGCACCGCGTGGATCGCGTGGGATGATGCCCGGCTCTACGTGGGCATCGACAACCCCGTGAACCCCAAGTTCCCCATCCGGCCGGGGAATGTGTGGGGGCAGGATGATGCGGTGGAAATCGCATTCCAGGGCCAGGCAAAGGACGCGCCGATCATTGTCCTGCGAGGGTTCCCGTCCGGGCACTTCGAGAGCACCGACGAGGCGGGCGCCCCAGAATCCGTGGTGAAGAAGGCCAAAGAGGGCACGCAGTACGCTGCCACCATGGTGGACACCAAGCGCTGGACTGCCGAGTGGTCGGTGCCCCTTGCCTCGCTCGGCATCGATCCGGAGAAGGACCCGAAGGTGTGGTTCAACCTGAGCGTCCGGAAGACCGCAGATGAGCAGTGGACCATGTGGCAGGGCACTGGCGCCCATACGTGGGACGTCATGCAGGCGGGGATCATCGAGTTCGCCCGCTAACTGGATGCGGAGGTATTACGATGCGCATGCTGACGATCGCGGGCCTGCTACTCGTATTCGCTTTTCCGGCGATGAGCGACGGGGCGCCGCTCACCTACCCGTGCTTTCGTGTGAGCGCCGCCCCGAGTATAGACGGAGATGTCCTCAGAGACCCCGTCTGGGCGAACACCCCGGTCGCCACCGGCTTCTCGATCCTCGGCAACGGATACGCCTTCGCCAAGCAGACCTTGGCGCGTATGTGCTGGGATGACGAGGCGCTGTATGTGGCCGTGGTCTGCGAGGAGCCCGACGTGTCGGTGATGAAGTTCCAGATTGCGGATGGCAGCGAGGCTTGGCTGGATGACGGCATCGAGCTGTTCTTCCAACCCGGTGGACCTGGAAACACAGTGTACCAGTTGGTGATCACTGCCCGGGGGATGCGCACCTGTGGCGCGGGTTCCCCCGACTTCACCAAGGTGCAGGTGGGCTCGAAGTTCGGGGTAGACAACTACACCCTGGAGATGCGCATCCCCCATTCCGTGCTTTCCGCTAAGCCGAGGTCGGGGGACAGGTGGGGGGCTAATGTGTGCCGGAACATCTTCACGCGCAGATCCGGCGGGCACCAATTCACGAGTTGGTCTCCGCTGACGCGGCAGTTCAATGAGCCCGAGAACTTCGGCGTAATCGTGTTCGCCGGGAACCCGCCCGGTGAGACCGAGCTCGCCGAAATGACCAACCGGATCAATTCGGGATACCGCCGGCACTTGCTCGGGATGATCCGGGATGCACTTGCCGGCGCGCCGGAGTATGCACCCACACTGCGCGAGGCCGTGCGAGACGATGAGTACGGCAGCAGGGCGCGAGACGTGCGGCGGCGCTGGCGGCGGCTGGAACGCGCCGCGAGTAAGGCAGACGAGGCTACGACAGAGGAGCTTCGAGCGGTTGCGCTGGACGCCGATGACCTGATGGAAGCGTCATACGCATGCAAATGGGGATACATGATTCACAAGCTGCTGCGCAATAACTAGCCGGCTTTCATGGCAATACAGGGAGGTCTGACACGGTGAAACGCTGGATCGCCGTTATCACCCTTGGGATCGCGCTGATTGCAGGATCGTCTCCCGCTTTCTGCGCCACGAATGCGCAGGAAGTCGAGGAGGACTGCTCCCTGGCATCCAACCTCGCCACGCCCCATGAGCCGTGGGGCAAAGCCTGGTCGGCAGGTCCCGCGCGGGCCTTGTATTTCGTGTACACCGGCCCGTACGACGGTACGTGGGAGGACACGGGAACCCGCGTGCGCGAAGCGGTGGAACTGCAGCAGCGCTTCGACCTGCCCGGAGAGGCCGTCCTATTCTGCGGGAGGGGCGACACCTGGGTCTTTCACGGTCTGCGAGACGGTGAAAGGCGCGCCGAGAAGCTGCTGGAGAACCGGTATGACCTGTACGTCATCGCCGGATTCGCCTTCGAACGCCTCCCCGCCAAGATGCAGTATATGATCCTCGAGAAAGTGGCGAAGGGCGCCGGACTATTGTGTTGCGGGGCGCCGGCGAAGGACTTCATGGTGGCGCGGCGGGAGATCACCCCCACGCCGGGAGTGCTCACCGGCGGTCTGCCTGCATTGGACGGAAAGCCGGCGAGCCAGTATGTGGGTGCCTACCAACTCGGCAGGGGTCGCGGCGTCTGGCTGAAATACAGTGCGCATGCGATCACACCCTTCAAAGAGTTCTCCTTCCGAGCGCTGAGCGACTATGAATACTGGATGGCCCTCGCAGGGCGCGCGGCTCTCTGGGCGGCGGGCAAGGAAGGCGCGGTTCAGGTGGCGGCGGTCAACGGTGATGAGACGGCAAGCGTCTCCCGCGACGCGCCCAATCGGGCTGCTGTAGTCTCACTGTCCACCACCGCGGCTCGCGAAATGCCCGTGACTGTGTTCGCGTCCTTGCGGCGCGCCGAAGACGGGCTGAAGATTCCCCTGGGTCAGCAGAAAGTGGCGCTGCGCCCCGACGACGTGACCCAGGTGCAGGTCCCGCTGCCATCTCTGCGAGCCGGGGAGTATTACGTGGACGCGCGGGTGATCGGCGAAGGGGGCACCGTCGCCTTCGGCGCCGGCCTGATCACCGTCACCAGTCCGGCGGGCGTTGAGAAGGTGGAGATGAACCGAACCTTCATCGAGCGCGGCGAGACCATCACGGCCACGGCGACTCTGCGCGGAACGCCGGCGGAGGGAAGCGTCCTGCGCATGCGCATGCGGGACTCCTACGACCGAGTGCTGTTGCAGCGAGATATCCCGGTACAGGCAGGCCAGGTTGAGTACACCTTCGACTACACCGCGGATGAGTTCGCGACGATCCTCATGCGCTGCGAGGTCGCGTTGCTTGCGGACGGTGCCGAGGTCGAGATGAAGACTGCCGAGTTCACTGTGCCGAAGCGGCGACAGGGACAGTTCAACTTCGTGATGTGGGACGCCCCAAGGGACACTCTCGCGGCATACGCCTGGCGGCAACTCCAGGAAGCCGGACACAACGTCTGTCTGATGGGAGCATTCGGCAAGTCCAAACAACCCGCGGCCCTCAAGGCATGCGATGCATCGATCGTGCCGTACAGCACCCGCATTCTTGATCCCAAGGACGAGAACGGCTACATGCAGCCCGTCTGCTGGAATGACGATCCGGCGGCGGCGGAGTATGTCCAGAAAATCGTGGACAACCAGATCAACCTCCGTGAGCAAGGGGTGTTTGTCTACTCCCTGGGCGACGAGGGCGTAACCAAGGGCTGCTGCGTTCACCCCGACTGCATCGCGGCCTATCGCCAGTGGCTACAGGGGCAGTACGGGACGATTGAGGCCCTGAACGAATCATGGGGAAGCGACTATGCGAGCTTCGACGAGGTGAACCTTCTCGACCCCAAGGACAATATGGAGACCCAGGCGCAGAAGAGTAACTTCCCGCGCTGGTTCGACCGGGCCGCCTTCGCCCGCTACAACCTCATGCAGTTCTCGGGCCGGTTCGTAGACGGCTACCGCAAGCTGGACCCGGAGTCCCTGTGCGGTTTCGAAGGAACCGGTGGCTTTGGCGACGATTATGACGCAATCACCTCCATCAACACCTTCTACGGACCGTACCCTTCACTGGGCGACGATATTGTCCGCTCGATCTATGACCGTGACCGGGTGCGCTCCAACTGGATGGGTTACTCAAAGACCGGTGACGCCCTGTCTGACGCAGCGTGGCGCATGGTCATCAAGGGCATGGACAGCGTCTGGTATTGGATGTGGTCGGGCATCGGCAGCTGGCGGGGGTATCTGCGGCCCACCCTGGACTTCTGGCCGGCGATCGAGGACGTGAAGGACGAAATGCGGCCGGTGCGTGAGGGCCTCGGGGATCTGCTGCTCAATTCGGACATGCTCCACAGCGGGATCGCGGTCTTTTACTCGGTCCCGTCGGCACTGTCCGGTTCTCTGGAAAACAGCGGCGCTTTCGCATCCGCGGAAGGTGCGCACAACGACTTCGTCAATTTGACGTACGAACTCGGGAGGGACGTGAAGTATGTCACCGCCGCGACGCTTGCGGACGGCGAACTGGAGCGCGGCAACTACCGTGTTCTGCTGTTGCCCATGGCGCAGGCACTCAGTCCGAAGGAAGCGGCGATCATCCGCCAGTTCGTGGAGCGCGGAGGCACGGTGATCGCCGACGTGCGCCCCGGCGTGTATGACGGCCACTGCAAGCCGGTCATGCCAGGTCTGCTGGATGACCTTTTCGGCATTACCCGCAAGGGTCGCGGAACACCCAAAGAGATGTCCGTTGATGTCAGTGGCGCAGTGGGCGGGGTCAGTCTCTCTGCGCGCATCCCTCGGGCGAAAGTGGACATAGACGTGGCATCTGCGAGCGCCCAAGCCCTTGGCATGTGCGAAGACACGCCGGTGCTATTGGTCAACTCTGTGGGCGCAGGACGGGCGATCCTGCTCAACTTCCACCCAACCGTGGGGCGAACAACCGACCCCGAAGGCGCCGGCACGCGCGCGATTCTGAAGGCCCTGTACGAGAGCGCCGGAGCCTCGGCGGCTGTGCAGATGACTGCGCCGGACGGTGGCCCGCTGCCCGTTACCGAGACGCGGGTCTGGGCCAGTGGAGACACGCTTGTGTTCGGCCTGATGCGCAGGATGGAGAACGCCTGGTTTGGCCCGAAGAGCGGGACCACCGCGGGCACTCCGCAGCCGGCTCGCATCGCGCTACCCCAGCCCATGCACGTATACGACCTGCGCGCGGGCAAGTATCTGGGGCTGGTGAAGCAGGTGGATACGCGGCTGAAGTGGGGACGGGCGTCTTTCTTCCTGGCTTCGCCGAGGCAGATCACGGGGCTTTCTCTGGCACTCAGCGCGCAGAATCCGCAGCCGGGTGAGCCATTTGAGGCCACGGTCTCACTGGACGTGCCCGAGGGAGCATCGAGCAGGCAGGCTGTCTGGGTGGAGGTCATCGACCCGCAAGGCAACAGTCCGCTGTGGGGACGTAAGGTGGCCATCCTCGAGGGCGGCAAGGCCACCGTCCCGCTGCTGATCGCGGCCAATGACCAGCCCGGCACCTGGCGGGTGAGAGTCACGGAGCTGTTCAGCAAGCAGACTGCCGAGGCCAACTGGACTGTTCGCTAGGAACGCTGCCGCGGTTCGCGAAAGGGGCCGAAAACATGACAGTGCGCATACTGATCGGGGTGCTCCTGACGCTGTTTGGCCTGGGGATTGCTTGCGGCCCACCTGTGGATTGTGACGAGGACGCCGTGGTGGCCAGCGCCCCCGCCGTCAGCTATGGGCCGGCGACCCACGAGTGTACGGCCGGTCACAAGATCGAAAAACGCAGCGTCACTCTGGACTCGGGAGCGATCCGTTACGGACTGGGCTACTCGGGCTGCGTCGACCCATCCCACGGCATCCAGCGGCCCAGTTCCGAGGGGAACTTCGGCATGCCCCAGCCGATCTCAGGAAACTGGTACTGGGGCGGCTTCCTGAAGTTCATAATCAACGGGGTGGACGCCACGAACTGCCCTGTGGAGGACTGGCGGGTGCTGGAGAGCGGCAGCCGCGGCCTGTTCCAGGTGGTCTTCGCACATCCCGATGCAACCGTGATGCTCCGGTTCCTGCTCCTGCCGGGAGCGAATCACCTGCTGTGCGAAGTGGGCTGGACGCCCCTTGAGGGCAAGGAAGTGAAGACAGCTCAGGCGTCCTTGCGCTGCTACCCCAGCTTCTTCACATCGGCCCGTAAGCGCGTGGGTGACCGGCACTGCATGACACCGCGGACCGATGAGGGGCAGGGCAAGACGCTGGTGGTCGACCCCCAAGCAGACACGTGGCTCTACTACTACGACACCATCTTTGACGTGGCCAAGGGCGAGGGCGATGGCCCATGCGCGGCACTGCTCAACCCCGATGGCCTCACCAGCGGCAGCGTCTCGATTGGCGGCTATGCGGTGTTGACCACTCTCAACTACGACCCCTCGAAGGGCCGCGCATTGATGGGCTTCTACGACTTCGCAGGGCACACCAACGCCGAAGCCGAAGAGTACCTGAAAACACAGGGCGCCGCGGATGCAGCGCGCCTTGCCGAGGCCGACTTCCGGCCGCTGGGCGTACAGAAACTCGACGTGGATCAGCTCCGCGCGGAAGCGATGCAGTTGCTTGCCGATGCCGGCCCTGACGGCGTGGCTCCCACGAGGCAGGTGGAGGATCTGCTGGCTGGAGTGGACGGCTACCATGCCCGGGCGGCGGCCGGCGACTGGAAGGCGGAAGCGGAACTGGCTGCACTGGTGGCCAACTCTTCCGACCTCTTCTGGCGCCTGAGAGCCTTCGCAGTGCTCAACAACCCTGACCGGTAGCGAAATCACCAGTCAGGTAGCAGACGGCCCGCTGGTCGGGGGTATTTGCAGTGAAGCGTACACGAGTGCCCGGCGGCAGGTCTGCGGCCTCCAGAACGTGGATCACTTCGGCCCACCCGCTTGCATCTGGTAACACCCTTGCGAGGCGGTTTGGCAAGCTTTCGATGAGCCTTTCGTTGAGTACGTGCGAGGAGCGGCTTGGATAGACCGCAAGGTAAAGCATGTCCGCTTCGATCAGTTCGTTCAGGAAATGAGTGCCCAGGGATACGTCTGGCGGGGCGTGCTCGCCCATCGCTGCCACCTCACAGACAACGGTTGCGCCGCTGATGTCCGCGAAAGTGACTGGGACCCCGAGGGATGGCGTTGATGTCCCCCAGCGTCCCGGGCCCGCGAGGAGCACCCCTCGCCCTTCAGGATTCGTCCCTACTCCCGCCAACGAACCCACGAACCGGGCTACCTGATGCCGCTGATTGAGGGGCAGGCGCGCGTAAGCATCGGGCCGGATTAGGACGATGCGCTCCAGGTTGAGATCGGTGCTCTGGCCGATGATGGGGCCCGCAGATGCCAGCAAGAGACTGCCGGCCGGGATATCCGCGGGCATGCTGGTATCCGGCCCGGCTCCTCGCACCTGCAGCGGACGGCACTGTACAAGATTCACGCGGTAGCTGCCGTCCGGCTTCAGATTCGTGGTGAACTCCACGTCCACCGGGTACTGGTAGGCCTCCTGCAGTGCCCCCAGCATCCTGCGCATATCCTCCGCGAACTCCGTCCGTTCCAGGAGGCCCTCGAAAGTGAGCACCCAGGGCGAGACTGGTGTGGAACGTCCCGCGCGTTCCTCGAGATCACGGTCGTATGAGGCGAGCATGGACATGGGCAGGTCCGGCGCGCGGCGGGCCAGCTCCCCGGGCGCGACGGAGATGAGCCGGTTGGCCTCCAGGTCCAGGCAGTCCACCCGACGCTGGGAGTAGCGGCGGATCTGGTCGAAAGTCGATTCCAGGCGCCTGCGCGGGGCATTGAGCGCCACCACCCGCGAATAATCATCATCGGTGCGATCTACCGCGCGGGTCCCGAGGCCCATGACGATCCGCAGCACACCCGCGGAAGGGTCGATGTCGCGGTGCCACACGTACGGGTTGAGGGACAGCCCAACCCCCGCCAAGTCCGGCAGGAACAGACCGTCGCGGAGCTTTCCCGATACCCGCTGGATGAGCAGCGCCATCTGCTCGTCTCGCTGCAGAAGGCCGCGCTGGGCTCGGTAAACCAGGGCCTTCTCGCCCATTGCGCTGGCGTAGATCGCGCGCACGGCGGAGTGGAAATCGCCGATGCGTTGCTGCCCCGGGCCCTGGTTGACGCAGAACTCGCTCTCGTATTTCCCCGCGAAAGCATTTCCGAAATTGTCCTCAAGCAGGCTGCTGGAGCGCACGATGATGGGCCATTGGCCGAAGTAGTCCAGCATCTGGAGGAACTGCTTCTCGGCATAGTCGGGAAATGTGCCGGTGAGAAGGTGCTGGCGTGCAGTCTCTGAGCCTTCGAGGAACCCCTCCGGATTGCGCTGCTTTTCGCGCACCCACCAGACGCCGTTGTTCACAAGGTAAGTGTAGAAGACATCCGAGCCCACGTAGAAGGAGTCGTGGGGCTCGAGGATCGTCTCCCAACGCGGGTCGGAGGCCTTGAGGATTGCGCGTGCGAGCAGCATCCCCACAGCTTTGCCCCCGATGAGGCCCGTTCCGATCATGCGACGACGTATGGCGACGAGGTCCTCCAGTGTCAGGTACCGGTCGAGAAGGCCCAGCATTCGTTCGTCGCGAGACACCGCCATGCGTAAGAGGCGGTTCTTCAGGTCCCAGGAACGCGGCCTTGCAGGGGCCGCTTCTCCAGCGGGATCACGTCGAGTATCCAGTACTGCCTCACCGTACTCGAGGACTTCTTCAGCCTGTCGAAATCCCCGGTGCCACAAGCCGGGACCGCCCCCCATCGACCCGAGGTTCATCCACGGCGCCGCCTGCTGGATTCGGGCGATGATGTCGCTGTCCACCACGGGGGTACAACTGTCGCCGTGCAGCAGGTGCAGGTTGTGCATGGTGGGGGAGTAGCGCTGCTGCACCTTGATGGGGTAAAGGTATTCCTCGCCGTCGAATAGGATCACGTCCAACAGGATCTGGGTGGTCTGCCGGATGAGCGCCGTGGCTTCCGGGGAGTGGCGATTGCGCAGCAGGCCGAAATACGCCACAGTCTCCATGTCCAGCAGATATGGGCAGGTCAACAGGAAGAAGCTGCCCAGCATCTCGTCACTCAGCCAGACTTCGGCCAGTTCCGACAGGCAGTCGAAGATGTAGTATGCACCGGTGCCCATTCGCTGGATAGTCTCGCGCACCTGGCTAGCGAAACTCTCAAAGCCCGAACGCGGGTCTAGCTCCAGTACCTGCACGCCACCAGTGGCCTCCACCAACGGGTCGTGGGAAGCAAAGCGGAAATAGATGGT
This region of Armatimonadota bacterium genomic DNA includes:
- a CDS encoding right-handed parallel beta-helix repeat-containing protein; its protein translation is MMILRQALLLALILAATGVCLVSSCAEPVTLYVAPDGNDAWSGRTAEPAGNDGPFATANRARDEVRKMKAEGGLPPGGVIVQFQAGVYELADKIALDAQDSGSPGAPVVYRAQPGTEVRLVGGRKVTNFVPVEDAAVLERLMPEARGKVLQADLKALGITDFGHPVADGQRLELFFQDRPMKVSRWPNEGFATIVDVTGGAPHKIHGIPGDKIGKFTYDGDRPSRWIGEKDPWVHGYWFWDWADERQQIESIDPATRTITVKPPYHGYGYRKGAWWAAFNLLAELDSPEEYYLDRETGILYFWPPSPVAEGNPIVSVMGEAIRCDGASNVEFRGFIIEATRGTPVVIGNADHVRIAACVIRNTGGAAVSMSGRDSGVYGCDITQTANGGISLNGGDRRTLTPANLVAENNHIYEYARWKRVYQPGISLYGVGNVARHNLIHDAPHMAMGFGGNDHLIEFNEIHSVSYESNDAGAIYTGRDWSMRGTVLRYNYLHHINGREGRGCVGMYLDDQFSGTTMYGNVFYKVTRAAMIGGGRDCTIENNIFVDCVPATHVDSRGLGWAAGGFEGLKSKLEQWPYKEEPWASRYPGLPNILDEDPMAPRGNLIARNICVGGRWGDFDGRAKPLVTFEDNMLEGDPMFVDPENLNFQLRDESPAFDLGFRRIPIKLIGLIDDENRATWPVVHEPRPMVSPPPPPPRAQRTAPVVFRLPRLAGQVTVDGSLTADEWFGLDTGKGIVIEQGVDGAKQTPASTAWIAWDDARLYVGIDNPVNPKFPIRPGNVWGQDDAVEIAFQGQAKDAPIIVLRGFPSGHFESTDEAGAPESVVKKAKEGTQYAATMVDTKRWTAEWSVPLASLGIDPEKDPKVWFNLSVRKTADEQWTMWQGTGAHTWDVMQAGIIEFAR
- a CDS encoding alpha/beta hydrolase yields the protein MIHGFGCDSRFWQPQAKALTEDGWQVFAPDLPYHGTSGKGVELSLEGLARWVTDTQLERPALLIGHSLGGMMSLEIGRNAPEKVLGIALVDAFTCLQLNSRHLPGMFVEGLHTDTRKWIEEKRQGIIDHMTQAVYDTIWPSIAAFDSRPWLPAITCPVLGLYAGRGKYGPGDAALLHGALALDRIGGPVRVEVVADAGHFLNLEKPDEVNRILLGWLKERFDAQ
- a CDS encoding beta-galactosidase trimerization domain-containing protein, translated to MKRWIAVITLGIALIAGSSPAFCATNAQEVEEDCSLASNLATPHEPWGKAWSAGPARALYFVYTGPYDGTWEDTGTRVREAVELQQRFDLPGEAVLFCGRGDTWVFHGLRDGERRAEKLLENRYDLYVIAGFAFERLPAKMQYMILEKVAKGAGLLCCGAPAKDFMVARREITPTPGVLTGGLPALDGKPASQYVGAYQLGRGRGVWLKYSAHAITPFKEFSFRALSDYEYWMALAGRAALWAAGKEGAVQVAAVNGDETASVSRDAPNRAAVVSLSTTAAREMPVTVFASLRRAEDGLKIPLGQQKVALRPDDVTQVQVPLPSLRAGEYYVDARVIGEGGTVAFGAGLITVTSPAGVEKVEMNRTFIERGETITATATLRGTPAEGSVLRMRMRDSYDRVLLQRDIPVQAGQVEYTFDYTADEFATILMRCEVALLADGAEVEMKTAEFTVPKRRQGQFNFVMWDAPRDTLAAYAWRQLQEAGHNVCLMGAFGKSKQPAALKACDASIVPYSTRILDPKDENGYMQPVCWNDDPAAAEYVQKIVDNQINLREQGVFVYSLGDEGVTKGCCVHPDCIAAYRQWLQGQYGTIEALNESWGSDYASFDEVNLLDPKDNMETQAQKSNFPRWFDRAAFARYNLMQFSGRFVDGYRKLDPESLCGFEGTGGFGDDYDAITSINTFYGPYPSLGDDIVRSIYDRDRVRSNWMGYSKTGDALSDAAWRMVIKGMDSVWYWMWSGIGSWRGYLRPTLDFWPAIEDVKDEMRPVREGLGDLLLNSDMLHSGIAVFYSVPSALSGSLENSGAFASAEGAHNDFVNLTYELGRDVKYVTAATLADGELERGNYRVLLLPMAQALSPKEAAIIRQFVERGGTVIADVRPGVYDGHCKPVMPGLLDDLFGITRKGRGTPKEMSVDVSGAVGGVSLSARIPRAKVDIDVASASAQALGMCEDTPVLLVNSVGAGRAILLNFHPTVGRTTDPEGAGTRAILKALYESAGASAAVQMTAPDGGPLPVTETRVWASGDTLVFGLMRRMENAWFGPKSGTTAGTPQPARIALPQPMHVYDLRAGKYLGLVKQVDTRLKWGRASFFLASPRQITGLSLALSAQNPQPGEPFEATVSLDVPEGASSRQAVWVEVIDPQGNSPLWGRKVAILEGGKATVPLLIAANDQPGTWRVRVTELFSKQTAEANWTVR
- a CDS encoding pyruvate, phosphate dikinase yields the protein MPIARGELSTGLPDLDRVIRGLLPGDNVVWQVDDPAHYRQFAIPFCRAAVAQGRETIYFRFASHDPLVEATGGVQVLELDPRSGFESFASQVRETIQRMGTGAYYIFDCLSELAEVWLSDEMLGSFFLLTCPYLLDMETVAYFGLLRNRHSPEATALIRQTTQILLDVILFDGEEYLYPIKVQQRYSPTMHNLHLLHGDSCTPVVDSDIIARIQQAAPWMNLGSMGGGPGLWHRGFRQAEEVLEYGEAVLDTRRDPAGEAAPARPRSWDLKNRLLRMAVSRDERMLGLLDRYLTLEDLVAIRRRMIGTGLIGGKAVGMLLARAILKASDPRWETILEPHDSFYVGSDVFYTYLVNNGVWWVREKQRNPEGFLEGSETARQHLLTGTFPDYAEKQFLQMLDYFGQWPIIVRSSSLLEDNFGNAFAGKYESEFCVNQGPGQQRIGDFHSAVRAIYASAMGEKALVYRAQRGLLQRDEQMALLIQRVSGKLRDGLFLPDLAGVGLSLNPYVWHRDIDPSAGVLRIVMGLGTRAVDRTDDDYSRVVALNAPRRRLESTFDQIRRYSQRRVDCLDLEANRLISVAPGELARRAPDLPMSMLASYDRDLEERAGRSTPVSPWVLTFEGLLERTEFAEDMRRMLGALQEAYQYPVDVEFTTNLKPDGSYRVNLVQCRPLQVRGAGPDTSMPADIPAGSLLLASAGPIIGQSTDLNLERIVLIRPDAYARLPLNQRHQVARFVGSLAGVGTNPEGRGVLLAGPGRWGTSTPSLGVPVTFADISGATVVCEVAAMGEHAPPDVSLGTHFLNELIEADMLYLAVYPSRSSHVLNERLIESLPNRLARVLPDASGWAEVIHVLEAADLPPGTRVRFTANTPDQRAVCYLTGDFATGQGC